Proteins from a genomic interval of Crassostrea angulata isolate pt1a10 chromosome 7, ASM2561291v2, whole genome shotgun sequence:
- the LOC128192124 gene encoding pre-B-cell leukemia transcription factor 1-like isoform X19 produces the protein MEDGQRMYSQQGGLTNMSGNVLPQYNMGQDEPSDQRKQEIGDILQQIMTITDQSLDEAQARKHTLNCHRMKPALFSVLCEIKEKTVLSIRNSQEEEPPDPQLMRLDNMLIAEGVAGPEKGGGSSAAANATAAASGGQPDSAIEHSDYRAKLAQIRQIYHTELEKYEQDLDLSDGSEIKNSDYEAKLAQIRQVYQTEYGKYEQACNEFTTHVVNLLREQSRTRPIAPKEIERMVTIIRKKFAAIEMQLKQSTCEAVMILRSRFLDARRKRRNFSKQATELLNEYFYSHLSNPYPSEEAKEELARKCGITVSQVSNWFGNKRIRYKKNITKAQEEANVYAAKSAAAHEGQGAAGYNVGGGQAGMYMNLNGGDNYQSSDNSLQ, from the exons ATGGAAGACGGACAAAGAATGTATTCACAACAAGGGGGACTGACTAACATGTCGGGAAACGTGTTGCCTCAGTACAACATGGGTCAAGATGAACCGTCAGATCAGAGAAAACAGGAGATAGGGGACATCCTCCAACAAATTATGACAATTACTGACCAGAGTTTGGACGAAGCCCAAGCAAG AAAACACACACTGAACTGTCATCGAATGAAGCCAGCATTATTTAGCGTACTGTgtgaaatcaaagaaaaaacgg TGCTAAGTATAAGAAACTCACAGGAGGAAGAGCCCCCTGACCCTCAGCTGATGCGGTTGGACAATATGTTGATCGCAGAAGGAGTGGCGGGTCCAGAAAAAGGGGGTGGGTCATCTGCTGCCGCCAATGCCACTGCTGCCGCCTCTGGGGGTCAGCCTGACAGTGCCATAGAACACTCAGACTACCGTGCCAAACTGGCACAAATTCGTCAGATTTATCACACAGAACTTGAGAAATATGAGCAG GACCTTGATCTA AGCGATGGTTCAGAAATCAAAAACTCGGACTATGAAGCTAAACTGGCCCAGATTCGTCAAGTCTACCAAACGGAATATGGGAAATATGAACAG GCTTGCAATGAGTTTACAACTCATGTGGTCAACTTGTTGAGGGAACAGAGTCGTACTCGTCCTATAGCTCCCAAAGAAATCGAAAGAATGGTCACTATCATACGCAAGAAGTTTGCTGCcattgaaatgcaattgaaACAGAGCACCTGTGAAGCAGTAATGATTCTAAGGTCAAGGTTCCTTGATGCCAG GAGAAAGAGGCGAAATTTTAGTAAACAAGCCACAGAGCTGCTGAATGAGTATTTTTACTCCCACCTCAGTAATCCATACCCTAGTGAGGAGGCCAAAGAGGAACTCGCTCGGAAGTGTGGAATCACCGTGTCACAG GTTTCAAATTGGTTTGGAAACAAAAGAATTCGttacaagaaaaatattacaaagGCTCAAGAAGAGGCCAATGTTTATGCAGCAAAATCAGCAGCCGCACATGAGGGCCAAG GTGCGGCCGGGTATAACGTGGGCGGGGGACAGGCTGGGATGTACATGAACCTCAACGGGGGAGACAACTACCAGAGTAGTGATAATTCG CTACAGTGA
- the LOC128192124 gene encoding pre-B-cell leukemia transcription factor 1-like isoform X18: MEDGQRMYSQQGGLTNMSGNVLPQYNMGQDEPSDQRKQEIGDILQQIMTITDQSLDEAQARCRKHTLNCHRMKPALFSVLCEIKEKTVLSIRNSQEEEPPDPQLMRLDNMLIAEGVAGPEKGGGSSAAANATAAASGGQPDSAIEHSDYRAKLAQIRQIYHTELEKYEQDLDLSDGSEIKNSDYEAKLAQIRQVYQTEYGKYEQACNEFTTHVVNLLREQSRTRPIAPKEIERMVTIIRKKFAAIEMQLKQSTCEAVMILRSRFLDARRKRRNFSKQATELLNEYFYSHLSNPYPSEEAKEELARKCGITVSQVSNWFGNKRIRYKKNINKAQEEANMYAAKTAAAAAANVGPEGGAAGYNVGGGQAGMYMNLNGGDNYQSSDNSLQ, encoded by the exons ATGGAAGACGGACAAAGAATGTATTCACAACAAGGGGGACTGACTAACATGTCGGGAAACGTGTTGCCTCAGTACAACATGGGTCAAGATGAACCGTCAGATCAGAGAAAACAGGAGATAGGGGACATCCTCCAACAAATTATGACAATTACTGACCAGAGTTTGGACGAAGCCCAAGCAAGGTGCCG AAAACACACACTGAACTGTCATCGAATGAAGCCAGCATTATTTAGCGTACTGTgtgaaatcaaagaaaaaacgg TGCTAAGTATAAGAAACTCACAGGAGGAAGAGCCCCCTGACCCTCAGCTGATGCGGTTGGACAATATGTTGATCGCAGAAGGAGTGGCGGGTCCAGAAAAAGGGGGTGGGTCATCTGCTGCCGCCAATGCCACTGCTGCCGCCTCTGGGGGTCAGCCTGACAGTGCCATAGAACACTCAGACTACCGTGCCAAACTGGCACAAATTCGTCAGATTTATCACACAGAACTTGAGAAATATGAGCAG GACCTTGATCTA AGCGATGGTTCAGAAATCAAAAACTCGGACTATGAAGCTAAACTGGCCCAGATTCGTCAAGTCTACCAAACGGAATATGGGAAATATGAACAG GCTTGCAATGAGTTTACAACTCATGTGGTCAACTTGTTGAGGGAACAGAGTCGTACTCGTCCTATAGCTCCCAAAGAAATCGAAAGAATGGTCACTATCATACGCAAGAAGTTTGCTGCcattgaaatgcaattgaaACAGAGCACCTGTGAAGCAGTAATGATTCTAAGGTCAAGGTTCCTTGATGCCAG GAGAAAGAGGCGAAATTTTAGTAAACAAGCCACAGAGCTGCTGAATGAGTATTTTTACTCCCACCTCAGTAATCCATACCCTAGTGAGGAGGCCAAAGAGGAACTCGCTCGGAAGTGTGGAATCACCGTGTCACAG GTTTCTAATTGGTTTGGTAACAAAAGAATTCGATACAAGAAGAACATAAATAAGGCACAAGAGGAAGCCAACATGTACGCGGCCAAAACTGCGGCAGCAGCGGCTGCTAACGTTGGCCCTGAGGGAG GTGCGGCCGGGTATAACGTGGGCGGGGGACAGGCTGGGATGTACATGAACCTCAACGGGGGAGACAACTACCAGAGTAGTGATAATTCG CTACAGTGA
- the LOC128192124 gene encoding pre-B-cell leukemia transcription factor 1-like isoform X14 gives MEDGQRMYSQQGGLTNMSGNVLPQYNMGQDEPSDQRKQEIGDILQQIMTITDQSLDEAQARCRKHTLNCHRMKPALFSVLCEIKEKTVLSIRNSQEEEPPDPQLMRLDNMLIAEGVAGPEKGGGSSAAANATAAASGGQPDSAIEHSDYRAKLAQIRQIYHTELEKYEQDLDLSDGSEIKNSDYEAKLAQIRQVYQTEYGKYEQACNEFTTHVVNLLREQSRTRPIAPKEIERMVTIIRKKFAAIEMQLKQSTCEAVMILRSRFLDARRKRRNFSKQATELLNEYFYSHLSNPYPSEEAKEELARKCGITVSQVSNWFGNKRIRYKKNINKAQEEANMYAAKTAAAAAANVGPEGGAAGYNVGGGQAGMYMNLNGGDNYQSSDNSVGDNVQNQVNALRHVISQSGGYSSDSMHSTPASMYEQHMNQQLQ, from the exons ATGGAAGACGGACAAAGAATGTATTCACAACAAGGGGGACTGACTAACATGTCGGGAAACGTGTTGCCTCAGTACAACATGGGTCAAGATGAACCGTCAGATCAGAGAAAACAGGAGATAGGGGACATCCTCCAACAAATTATGACAATTACTGACCAGAGTTTGGACGAAGCCCAAGCAAGGTGCCG AAAACACACACTGAACTGTCATCGAATGAAGCCAGCATTATTTAGCGTACTGTgtgaaatcaaagaaaaaacgg TGCTAAGTATAAGAAACTCACAGGAGGAAGAGCCCCCTGACCCTCAGCTGATGCGGTTGGACAATATGTTGATCGCAGAAGGAGTGGCGGGTCCAGAAAAAGGGGGTGGGTCATCTGCTGCCGCCAATGCCACTGCTGCCGCCTCTGGGGGTCAGCCTGACAGTGCCATAGAACACTCAGACTACCGTGCCAAACTGGCACAAATTCGTCAGATTTATCACACAGAACTTGAGAAATATGAGCAG GACCTTGATCTA AGCGATGGTTCAGAAATCAAAAACTCGGACTATGAAGCTAAACTGGCCCAGATTCGTCAAGTCTACCAAACGGAATATGGGAAATATGAACAG GCTTGCAATGAGTTTACAACTCATGTGGTCAACTTGTTGAGGGAACAGAGTCGTACTCGTCCTATAGCTCCCAAAGAAATCGAAAGAATGGTCACTATCATACGCAAGAAGTTTGCTGCcattgaaatgcaattgaaACAGAGCACCTGTGAAGCAGTAATGATTCTAAGGTCAAGGTTCCTTGATGCCAG GAGAAAGAGGCGAAATTTTAGTAAACAAGCCACAGAGCTGCTGAATGAGTATTTTTACTCCCACCTCAGTAATCCATACCCTAGTGAGGAGGCCAAAGAGGAACTCGCTCGGAAGTGTGGAATCACCGTGTCACAG GTTTCTAATTGGTTTGGTAACAAAAGAATTCGATACAAGAAGAACATAAATAAGGCACAAGAGGAAGCCAACATGTACGCGGCCAAAACTGCGGCAGCAGCGGCTGCTAACGTTGGCCCTGAGGGAG GTGCGGCCGGGTATAACGTGGGCGGGGGACAGGCTGGGATGTACATGAACCTCAACGGGGGAGACAACTACCAGAGTAGTGATAATTCGGTAGGAGACAATGTCCAAAACCAG GTGAATGCATTGCGGCATGTCATTTCACAGTCGGGTGGTTATAGTAGTGACAGCATGCACAGTACGCCTGCCTCCATGTATGAACAACATATGAACCAACAG CTACAGTGA
- the LOC128192124 gene encoding pre-B-cell leukemia transcription factor 1-like isoform X17, with product MEDGQRMYSQQGGLTNMSGNVLPQYNMGQDEPSDQRKQEIGDILQQIMTITDQSLDEAQARCRKHTLNCHRMKPALFSVLCEIKEKTVLSIRNSQEEEPPDPQLMRLDNMLIAEGVAGPEKGGGSSAAANATAAASGGQPDSAIEHSDYRAKLAQIRQIYHTELEKYEQDLDLSDGSEIKNSDYEAKLAQIRQVYQTEYGKYEQACNEFTTHVVNLLREQSRTRPIAPKEIERMVTIIRKKFAAIEMQLKQSTCEAVMILRSRFLDARRKRRNFSKQATELLNEYFYSHLSNPYPSEEAKEELARKCGITVSQVSNWFGNKRIRYKKNITKAQEEANVYAAKSAAAHEGQGAAGYNVGGGQAGMYMNLNGGDNYQSSDNSVGDNVQNQLQ from the exons ATGGAAGACGGACAAAGAATGTATTCACAACAAGGGGGACTGACTAACATGTCGGGAAACGTGTTGCCTCAGTACAACATGGGTCAAGATGAACCGTCAGATCAGAGAAAACAGGAGATAGGGGACATCCTCCAACAAATTATGACAATTACTGACCAGAGTTTGGACGAAGCCCAAGCAAGGTGCCG AAAACACACACTGAACTGTCATCGAATGAAGCCAGCATTATTTAGCGTACTGTgtgaaatcaaagaaaaaacgg TGCTAAGTATAAGAAACTCACAGGAGGAAGAGCCCCCTGACCCTCAGCTGATGCGGTTGGACAATATGTTGATCGCAGAAGGAGTGGCGGGTCCAGAAAAAGGGGGTGGGTCATCTGCTGCCGCCAATGCCACTGCTGCCGCCTCTGGGGGTCAGCCTGACAGTGCCATAGAACACTCAGACTACCGTGCCAAACTGGCACAAATTCGTCAGATTTATCACACAGAACTTGAGAAATATGAGCAG GACCTTGATCTA AGCGATGGTTCAGAAATCAAAAACTCGGACTATGAAGCTAAACTGGCCCAGATTCGTCAAGTCTACCAAACGGAATATGGGAAATATGAACAG GCTTGCAATGAGTTTACAACTCATGTGGTCAACTTGTTGAGGGAACAGAGTCGTACTCGTCCTATAGCTCCCAAAGAAATCGAAAGAATGGTCACTATCATACGCAAGAAGTTTGCTGCcattgaaatgcaattgaaACAGAGCACCTGTGAAGCAGTAATGATTCTAAGGTCAAGGTTCCTTGATGCCAG GAGAAAGAGGCGAAATTTTAGTAAACAAGCCACAGAGCTGCTGAATGAGTATTTTTACTCCCACCTCAGTAATCCATACCCTAGTGAGGAGGCCAAAGAGGAACTCGCTCGGAAGTGTGGAATCACCGTGTCACAG GTTTCAAATTGGTTTGGAAACAAAAGAATTCGttacaagaaaaatattacaaagGCTCAAGAAGAGGCCAATGTTTATGCAGCAAAATCAGCAGCCGCACATGAGGGCCAAG GTGCGGCCGGGTATAACGTGGGCGGGGGACAGGCTGGGATGTACATGAACCTCAACGGGGGAGACAACTACCAGAGTAGTGATAATTCGGTAGGAGACAATGTCCAAAACCAG CTACAGTGA
- the LOC128192124 gene encoding pre-B-cell leukemia transcription factor 1-like isoform X16, producing the protein MEDGQRMYSQQGGLTNMSGNVLPQYNMGQDEPSDQRKQEIGDILQQIMTITDQSLDEAQARCRKHTLNCHRMKPALFSVLCEIKEKTVLSIRNSQEEEPPDPQLMRLDNMLIAEGVAGPEKGGGSSAAANATAAASGGQPDSAIEHSDYRAKLAQIRQIYHTELEKYEQDLDLSDGSEIKNSDYEAKLAQIRQVYQTEYGKYEQACNEFTTHVVNLLREQSRTRPIAPKEIERMVTIIRKKFAAIEMQLKQSTCEAVMILRSRFLDARRKRRNFSKQATELLNEYFYSHLSNPYPSEEAKEELARKCGITVSQVSNWFGNKRIRYKKNINKAQEEANMYAAKTAAAAAANVGPEGGAAGYNVGGGQAGMYMNLNGGDNYQSSDNSVGDNVQNQLQ; encoded by the exons ATGGAAGACGGACAAAGAATGTATTCACAACAAGGGGGACTGACTAACATGTCGGGAAACGTGTTGCCTCAGTACAACATGGGTCAAGATGAACCGTCAGATCAGAGAAAACAGGAGATAGGGGACATCCTCCAACAAATTATGACAATTACTGACCAGAGTTTGGACGAAGCCCAAGCAAGGTGCCG AAAACACACACTGAACTGTCATCGAATGAAGCCAGCATTATTTAGCGTACTGTgtgaaatcaaagaaaaaacgg TGCTAAGTATAAGAAACTCACAGGAGGAAGAGCCCCCTGACCCTCAGCTGATGCGGTTGGACAATATGTTGATCGCAGAAGGAGTGGCGGGTCCAGAAAAAGGGGGTGGGTCATCTGCTGCCGCCAATGCCACTGCTGCCGCCTCTGGGGGTCAGCCTGACAGTGCCATAGAACACTCAGACTACCGTGCCAAACTGGCACAAATTCGTCAGATTTATCACACAGAACTTGAGAAATATGAGCAG GACCTTGATCTA AGCGATGGTTCAGAAATCAAAAACTCGGACTATGAAGCTAAACTGGCCCAGATTCGTCAAGTCTACCAAACGGAATATGGGAAATATGAACAG GCTTGCAATGAGTTTACAACTCATGTGGTCAACTTGTTGAGGGAACAGAGTCGTACTCGTCCTATAGCTCCCAAAGAAATCGAAAGAATGGTCACTATCATACGCAAGAAGTTTGCTGCcattgaaatgcaattgaaACAGAGCACCTGTGAAGCAGTAATGATTCTAAGGTCAAGGTTCCTTGATGCCAG GAGAAAGAGGCGAAATTTTAGTAAACAAGCCACAGAGCTGCTGAATGAGTATTTTTACTCCCACCTCAGTAATCCATACCCTAGTGAGGAGGCCAAAGAGGAACTCGCTCGGAAGTGTGGAATCACCGTGTCACAG GTTTCTAATTGGTTTGGTAACAAAAGAATTCGATACAAGAAGAACATAAATAAGGCACAAGAGGAAGCCAACATGTACGCGGCCAAAACTGCGGCAGCAGCGGCTGCTAACGTTGGCCCTGAGGGAG GTGCGGCCGGGTATAACGTGGGCGGGGGACAGGCTGGGATGTACATGAACCTCAACGGGGGAGACAACTACCAGAGTAGTGATAATTCGGTAGGAGACAATGTCCAAAACCAG CTACAGTGA